The genomic segment CGAGGTGATAACGCGCTCCACTGGCTCCGGCAAAAAATTGTGCCATGGCGGCTTCAATTTGCGCTGCACGTTGAGCATCCGTGCTATCTGGCAGGCGGGTATGGCGGTGGTCAAACAAGCGGTTGAGATCGTCATCCAGATAGCGATCGCTGGTCCGCATCGCCGCAACATTCCCCAGCAAAACCAAGAGCCGTACACCCAAAGCCTGCTGCCCCGTCGCCAAGTCTTTAACTAAGGTATTAAGCAGCTCAATCGGCGCAGTCTCATTGCCGTGTATTCCGGCAGATAAAACCAGGCTCTGATCGCTGCCATGATGCGGCACAAATTCTAGCAAGCCCTCACCCAGATAATGCCAATGCACCCCACTTGCCAAGGTGCCTTTAACGATATCGATGGGATGATCTTGTAAGGTAAAACTCAGGAAATCAGCAAGAACAGGATGAGTATGTGGCATGGCGGGGTCCTGGTAATGAGCAGCAAGATCTGTAGACAAAGAGCACACGGAGTTAAAAAGCAGAACACAAAGAAAAAACATACCGAGGATATTTTCTTAAAAACGACAAGGCATTATTTTCAGCAATTTTAAATCGACAAGGATTTAATCGAAAAACACACCGTAGGAGCATAAGTATCTACATAAGTTTGATGCACTTGTCCCCCCTTTGAAAAAGGGGGGAGCTAGGGGGGCACGATATGTCATTACAACAAGGTCTTAAACAAAGCTAATGCACAGGCAAATCCCCCTTTAACAAAGGGGGAAGCTGCAGCTGCAGAACCACTAAAAGTTGTGTAGATACTTATGCCGTAGGAGCGGATTCATCCGCGGATATTGTTCATATTGATGCACTTTCGCGGCTAAAGCCGCTCCTACGAAGTACTATTTAGAATAATTGTATTATTTTAAACGGTTTTCTCGGTTTTCTCGGTTTTCTCGGTGTGCTCTGTGTTCTCACTGTCTACAGACCTTTTTGATCTTTAAGATGTTTACAAGCAAGCCAGTAAAGCCTGCACTGGGTGGCGGAGGGTGGTTTGGTCTATGAGTTTAACCTGACAGCGGCAGGAGTAGCCGGTGGCGAGTAGATTCTCTCCTTGCTCTGCCACAATTTTAGCCCAGCTTTGTGCGTAAATTTGCTCTGATTGCGCTCTGTGATCCGCCTCGTGGCCAAAGGTGCCGGCCATGCCGCAACAGCCTGCTGCCCGGGTGGTCAGCGTGATACCCAACGCCGTAAATACCTTATCCCAATCGCTAAACGCGCTGGCCACATTGGTTTTTTCGCTGCAATGCGGAATTAGCGTAAAGGTGGCGGTTTTCAGCTTCAGATCGGGGGCTTGCTGGGTAAATTGCTCGGCCAGCCATTCTTGCAGCAGCGCTACTTTAGGTGGATTCGTCAGTGTTTTGGCGTATTCGCTGCGGTAAGTCAGTGTCATCGAAGGATCGATGCCCACTAGCGGCACGCCGTTTTGGGTGAGTTTTTGCAGCATGGCGCTGTTATCAGCCGCCGCCCGCTTAAAGCGATCTAAAAATCCATGAACATGCAGCGGTTTGCCGTTGGGTTTAAAGGGGGCGAGCAGCGGGGTGAAGCCCAGTTTTTTGAGCAGCTCGAACACATCCAGCACCAGCTGGGTTTCAAAATAGCTGGTGAAAGCATCTTGTACGATGATTACAGCGTTAGCCTGATATTGCCCGTCAGCCATTGCAAAGCCACGTTGCAGCAGGGTGGTTTGCAGATTAACGCCGGTAAGCAGTGGGCTTTCAATCAGATTAAGCCGCCGCATGATATTGCGGGCCAGCGGCTTGCTGATCGCCGCGTTGTAGAGCCTAGGTATTTGGGCCATCGTAGGCAGCGTGGCTTCTACACTGGCGACTAAGTAATCTTTGGCAGGGCGCAGATAGCGGCCGTAGTAGAGCGACATAAATTTAGAGCGCAGATCAGGAATATCGACCTTTACAGGGCATTGCCCCGCGCAAGATTTACATGCCAGGCAGCCGTGCATGGCTTCCATGACTTCCTCTGAAAAGTCGCCTTGCTTGTTCAGGCTGTTGATTGCTCGGCGTAACAAATTGGCGGGTTTTGTGGCCGTGGGATCAACCCCTTGCGCTGCTAATTGCCGCAGCCATTCGCGCATTAAAGAGGCTCGGCCCTTGGGCGAATGGCGGCGCTCTCTGGTGGCTTTCCACGATGGGCACATGGCATCGTCAGGATCGAAGTTGTAGCAAGCGCCATTGCCATTGCAGTGCAGCGCCCCATCGTAATCTTTGCGGATGTGGATCGGAATTTGCCGGTCGTATACGCCACGGGTGGGTGATTCATCAATCCTGATTAAATCATCCGGGCTGGCGATTTTGCCGGGGTTGAGCTGATTATGTGGGTCAAACACCTGCTTAATCTGCTGCAAACAGGGGTAGAGCTTGCCAAAAAAAGCCGGTGCATATTCGCTGCGCAGCCCTTTGCCGTGTTCGCCCCATAGCACGCCGTGATATTTTTGCGTAATTGCCGCTACGCCATCGCTGATCTCGCGCAGCATGGCTAGGGCGTTGGGCTCTTTCATATCAATTGCGGGCCGCACATGTAAAACACCCGCATCCACATGGCCAAACATGCCGTAAAACAAACCATGCTGATCGAGCAGTGCCCTGAATTCATGAATATAATCGGCCAGATTTTCTGGCGGCACGGCGGTGTCTTCTACAAAAGGAATCGGCCTGGCGTCGCCAGCCCTGTTCGCTAATAAGCCGACTGATTTTTTACGCATTCCCCAGATGCGTTTTACTGCAGCATCGCCCCTCGCCACGGTAAAGCCCAGCCTTGCTTCGCCTTGCAGGCCCTGCTCGATATGGGCGATTTGAGCCGTCAGATCGTTTTCTGTGTCGCTCAGCACTTCCAGCAAATTTATCCCCAGCGCAGGTTTTGTGTCTTCGGGGAAAAACTCACGAATGCCTTGCCAGATTAAATCGCCCTTGGCGAGCTGCAAAATGGTGGAATCCACCGTTTCGATGGATGCCGCACCCAGCGCCATGAGATGCGGTGCATCGCGTAATGCTGCATCAAAGCTGGCGTAGCGGATATTGATCAGCGCGCTGAATTTGGGCAGTGGTAGCACATTGAGCTTGGCTTCAACAATCAGCCCCAGCGTGCCTTCCGAGCCGCATAAAATCGCGTTCAGATCAAACTGGCCTTTATCATTATAAATATGCGCCAGATCGTAGCCGGTCAGGCAGCGGTTGAGCTTGGGAAAAGTGGCGGTAATTTGCGGGTGATGGTCTTTATGAATTTGGGCGATCAGGCCGTGCACATGGCCGACCAGATTGCCCTGCTCACATGCTTGCTCCAGCGCATCCTGGCTTAAAGGTTGTGAATGCCAGAGCGTGCCGTCCAGTAAGACGGTATCTAGCTCCAGCACATGATCGCGTGTTTTGCCGTAAAGGCAGGAGCCCTGGCCGCTGGCATCGGTATTAATCATCCCGCCGATGGTGGCGCGGTTGGACGTGGATAATTCGGGCGCAAAAAACAGCCCGTGTTTGGCCAGCTCCTTATTAAGCTGATCTTTCACCACACCCGTTTGTACTCTGGCCCAGCGCTGCGCTGCGTTGATCTCCAGAATGGCGTTCATATTTTTGGAAAGATCGACGACTAAGCCATCCCCCAAAGACTGCCCATTTGTGCCCGTACCCCCGCCGCGCGGGTAAAGCTTGATGGCGTAAAAACGCGGCTCACTCGCCAGCTTCACCACGCGGATGACGTCATCCGTATGCTTGGGAAACACCGCGGCCTGCGGCAATAGCTGATAAATCGAATTATCCGTCGCTAAAACGGTGCGGTTCGCTAGCGTGCTGCTGATCTCCCCTGCAAAACCACGCAAGCGCAGCTCTGCGATGAAATCGAGGTAGAGGGACTGTGGTGCTGGTGTTTTAGAGAGGCGAGGGATCATAGATCTGGGCTGGTGGATGAAGGTAGGGCGGGTGCAAGCCGCCAGTTATGGCCGTGTAATTTTAAAAACGGCAGGTGGCACCCGCCCTGCAAAATAGAATTGTATTGGAACAGTTTTGCAGGGTGGGCACAAAAACGTGCCAGCCCCAGGCATAAGCATCGGCATATGTCTGATTCGTTCCCCCCTTTGAAAAAGGGGGGCCAGGGGGGATTTTGCATTGCTTATTTTTCCAAAATGGCATGTAACAAAGCCACACAAAGGCAAATCCCCCTCAGTCCCCCTTTTACAAAGGGGGAGGCTCCGTGTTTTAAGGTTTGGGTTTATTCAATCTAAGCCACAGCCGCTGCCGTCATCTTAAAAATCCCCTGTGCATTGGATGCATCAAAGCGTAAATCCAGCGCTTCACTATTGGGGAGTTTGTCGCGGCTGATAAATTCGTAGAAAGAGCCGGGTACGGTACGGGTGATGGGGTGATTTTTTTCGTCGAGGAAAATCCGCTGCACCATGGCCGCTTTTAGCGCTGTTTGCCGCACTGCGCCTGAGCCGGAAATCTCAACGCTGTCTTTAATTGGATAGCCTTTAGCGCGCAGATCATCTGCCAGTGCGATCACATTGGCAACACGATCGGTGGCGTGGTTAAAGCGATTGCCTTCGGTGCTGATCCAGGCCATTTCGGCTGATTCTGCCAGCAGCGTTTCGTAATCCACTTGGTGTGGCACTTCGTGCTGCACATCAAAACAGCCGACCAAGGCGGGTAAGAGGGTGACGGCATCGTCAAAGCTTAATGAGTGATGTTCGCTCAATTGTGCCAGCAGGCTTAAATGCTCGGGTTTAAGCGGGTCGCGGGAGTTGTGCACCACGCGCTCGGCGGCAATCTGAAAGTTCATCGAAAACTGCTCAACGTGCAATTCAGACACAAAAAACTGCGAAATCACTTCGGGTAAATCCAGATGACAGTATGCGCGGCCAGTCATTTTCAGTTTTTTTAGCGGATACACATTGGCCACCGCAAAACCAAGCGGCTCTAGAATGCGTTTAAATGCCAGCTCGCCATGCGGCAAAGCGCCAGTGCGCGGCGCATCCACCGTGCGCAGTGCGCCATGGTCAAACAGCACTTTCTCGCCCACAGCTAGTTTTTCTGCCACATAACGGGCGCCCTCAGGCACCGCAGCCAGATTTTGCGCAAACAACATCATATTCATCGCTTGGGCCAGCAAGCCACGGCTGACGCGGGCATCGTTGGCACCCAGCAAGCGCGGGTCTACCTCAATCATGGCAAAAAGCTGCTGCGCTTTTTCTGCACCCGCAACACGAATCAGTAATTGAGCAAGCTGGGATGTTTCAAAGACATTCTGTTCCATTTTGGCAAGACCTTTTATGAGTGTGTGTGCAAGCTGTGCATGGCCATGAAAATACGCGGGTTGAACCTGCCCTGCGATGTTTCAGTGGTGTTTGCTTGTGGTTATATTTTTAAATTTTTTACAAACAAAACGCTGATGGTGCAGCTACAAAATTCATGTATTTGCAGGGTGGGTGAAGCCCGCGAGTTTTGTATTTTCGGTCCACTTTTTTCAAAGATTTCCATTACACAGTCTGTGACGATTTGCGATTGGCTTCAAGCGATGTATTCTTATTACATCATTACTAAAACTCATGAAGTCTATGCGACGCATTCTTCCTTCTCTTGCTGCTTTACAGTGTTTTGATGCGGCAGCGCGGCAGCTGAGTTTTACCCGTGCGGCGACCGAATTAAATATCACGCAAAGCGCAGTCAGCCGGCAGATCCGTTTGCTGGAAGAATTCTTAGGCAGGGCGCTTTTTCATCGGATTAAGCAACGTTTAGTGATGACCGATGCAGGGGACGCTTATGCGCGGGATATTCGGGATGTGCTGGATAGGGCAGAGGCGGCCACGCTGGCCCTGATGGCGTACAGCGGCACCAGTGGCGCGCTTAATTTAGCCATCCTTCCCACATTTGGCTCGCGCTGGTTAGTGCCTAGGTTGGGGAGTTTTACTACCCGATACCCAGAAATCCAACTTAATTTGCTGACGCGCTTAAAGCCGTTTGATTTTGCCAAAGAAGAAATCGATGTGGCGATTCACTTTGGCGATACCTCTTGGCCCGGCGTGGAATATCACCATCTGATGAACGAAGTCACTGTGCCGATTTGTGCACCCAGCCTGCTGGCTGGCCGCAGCTTAAAAGGCCCCAGCGACTTGATGAGTTTTACTTTATTGCAACACAGCACCCGCCCCGATGCATGGGCCGACTGGTTTGAAGCGGTGGGCGAGCCCAGCATCAATGCGGTAAAAGGCCCGAGGTTTGAGCAGTTTTATATGGTGATTCAGGCTGCCTTGGCAGGGCTGGGTATGGCGGTGTTGCCGCTATTTTTAGTGCAGGATGAGCTGGCCAGCGGGCGTTTGGTGGTGGCGGTAGACCTGCCCGTGCCCAGCCGGAATGCCTATTATTTGGTTCATCCCAACAGCAAGCGCGATGCCTATCCAGTGAAGGTGTTTAAGGATTGGTTGCTGGAGCAGTGTGAGTTGGGGTGAGGTTTTTTTTGGGGGAGTAGCCTCGATATTTTATTCAAAAGACAGCGGCTTTCACAGCTATGGTGTCTTTGTGCGGCATAAGTATCTGCACAATTCAGGCTGTACTTCAGTGCTGCAGCTTCCCCCTTTTTCAAAGGGGGACTGAGGGGGATTTGCCTGTGAATTGGATTTATGTGCTGTCTTTTTGTAAAGAGATGCAATGCTAAATCCCCCCTGGCCCCCCTTTTTCAAAGGGGGGAACACAACAAATTCGTGCGGCATAAGTATCTGCACAATTCAGGCTGCACTTCAGTGCTGTAGCTTCCCCCATTGTCAAAGGGGGGAATACAACTAATTTTTGTAGTATTAAAAAGATTTTTTGACTTCGTTTAGCGTTAATGAAATTGCACCCGTCCTGCAAATGTCACTACGTCTGCAGGCGCTGCCACAAAATGTTATATCGATCTGTGAAATAAAAAACGAGGCCCCTGAGCTGGCCATCCTGCCCACTTTAAGATCTGCACCCCATGAGCAGCTAAAGCGGCTCATGGGAATCACATCAGTTGGCTTAAGTTGCCAGAATGGCCTGAGCAGTGCCTCGTTTCTATTGCAGATCTATTTCAGGTATTCACTGTGTAGCTAGTGCTGCTGCCATTTGCGCCTGTAATAGACACGGTAAATTGCTTGGCGGAGGTACGGGTGATGACGGCTTTACTGCCATTAGCGCCGGTGATTTCGCAGCTGCCGCTTGTGGCGCTAAAGTTGGTGTATTTCACTTGAATAGTGCCAGTGCCGTAATTGACAGCGTAACTGCCATTTACTGTGCCATTGGCGTAAGTCAGATTACTGCTCCAGCCCCGAGTGCCATCGCTGTAGTAGCACGACATTGCCCCTTTACTAAAATCGCAAGTCGAAGAGCCATTAATAGCCTGGTTGGTAAAGCCATTCCCGTTCACTGTAAAGTTGGTGTATTTGGAGGTATAGGAAAAGTCGCTTGGGCTTACGTAGCGGTTATAAGTCAGCGAGAAAGTACCGTTATAAGTGGCTAGTCCGCTAATGTTGCACTGGTTATAGGTGTAGGTCAGTACGGTTCCGGCGGCGATGCCGGTGGTGGGGATATCGTAGCTGATACTGCCCGAGCCACCCGCGCCAAAGAGCGAGCAGCTGATACTGCTGCTGATGCCGGTGGGCAGGCTGCCAATTTCAACCCCCAGCGGGCCTTTCACTCCCGTACCAGCCGCAGCTGATTGGGCTGCGCTCAGGCCATCTGTGGCTTCGGTAGAAAGCTTATTGGCCTCTGTTTGGCTGGAATCCAGTACGGTGGTTGCTGCAGTACCAGGAGCAGGCACGGTGCCGGATGATGGATTGGGTGTGGGGGTAGGTGTTGTTGTGGAAGACGCCGAAGCAGAGGTGTCCACCGTGCTGCTTGAGCCTCCACCGCCGCAGGCGGCCAGTGCGGCACTTACTGCACTCGCAATCAGCAATATTTTTAAGTCTTTCTTCATGATTTTTCCTTTGTGCTCAGGGGGAAGAGACAAATACTTGCTTAGGCAGTCAAGCAAATAAGGAAAAAAATTCAAGAAGCAAATAGATAAACCCGCAGGAAAATAACGTTAGTCGATTAGCCTGTGCCGCTGGGTTAAAAGTGCCAGCTAAAAAAGCTTTTAAGGACTAATAAGCGCTGATCGCTGCCCGGATAACGAACCGTCGCGGCGGCAAGTCCATTGCGTTTCAGTATGCCTTGCTGGCTACTGCCGGGCTGATAGCTTTGATAAGCCAGCCCCAGCCCCAGCCTTGTATTGGGAGTGCAGCGCCATTCTGCATCCAGCGCCCAGCGCCAATCAGTATGCTGATCTGCATCCAGCTCTATGGTGTCGTACAGGCCCTGTGTATCAACTGTCAGGCGGTTTTGCCGCTGAGGCAGGATATCCAGCTGAGAGTTCAGCGTAACAGGCAACGCGGCCATTTGCCACTTCCAGATCAGGCTTAAAACAAAGCGCTGGCTCTTGAGTGTTTCATTGAGCGGAAAAGAGCCCAGTGCGGGCAAAATATTCCGATCAATTTGCAAGCCATTCAGCCCTGCGCCCAGCGTAATCTGCTGCTGATCTCCAACTGGCCATTGATAGCCTAGCAAGGCTTGCCAGCTTTCTATATTCAGCTCGCTGCGGGTAGTTAGCGGGATGCCCATTTGGGTATAGCCTTGATAATCCACATCGCCCTCTGCGCGGGAATAATCAATTTTAATCAGCCAGGGCGCTTCTTTGGCCTGCATGCTGATTTCAAACTGCGGCAGATGGCCGGATTCCTGATTGATGACCGTGCCAATCTGATTGTGCTCTTCTGCCTGGTAATGCAGCGTGGCCACTGCAGGCTGAATAGAAAACTCTGCAGCATGGATGCAAGGGCTGATCAATAAAGCAGGCAAGAGTGGCTTGAAGAGGAGCATGAGATGCCTCGGTTGTGATGGCTGACTATCAGGGTCTGTTGATGTTTCATTCACTGCGTTATGCTCCTCGGAAATCGCAAGCAATGAAACTTCGCATGCCTTGTGCCTGGCCGTTTCCCGGCTCAGCGCAATTGCGAATGAAACGTCAACAGACTCTAGTGTAGGAATAATTGCAAAACATTCCACACCGCAGCCAGCTTGCCCCGCTATTGATTAAATCACTTCCTCCGGCCTGCCGATCAGATAGCCCTGCATGGCGGTGATTTTCATGGCCTTTAATAAAGCCAGTTGCGCTTCGCTTTCAATGCCCTGGGCAATGGTGGTGATATTCAGCGATTCGGCAACCTGGATCAGCGAAAGAATCATTTCTTTGGTGTCTTTATGCACGGCCATATCGCTGATTAAGCGGCGGTCTATCTTCACATAATTGGGTTTTAATTCACGGATTAAGGCGGCGGCAGTGGCCGCAAAACCATATTGATCAATCCCAAAGCCAAAGCCCGCATCACGCAGCAGCCTAGCAAAGCGCCTAGCTAATTCTGGTGCGGCAATTAATTGATGCTCTGGTACTTCAAAAGAAATACGGGCAGCGTGTTTTTTAAGCTTATTTAGGCGGGCCACAAATTCATCCTGCCCGGTTAAGCTGCCCAGCGCGCCCAATAAACCTACATTCAGCGCAATAGACTGGCCCTGCAAAGTGGCGGCGTTTTCTAATTTACTGATGGCTAAATCAAATAAAGATTGCTCGGCGGCTTGCAGTAAACCATGTCGGGCGGCCATGGGCATAAAGAGGCCCGCGCTGATCCATGGGCCATCCTGATTACGCAGGCGGGCGGTTAGCTCCTGATGCACGATTTGTTTATCTGCAATATTTTGTACTGATTGCGCTTGAATACCCCAGCTTTTATCTTGAATAGCGGCCTGCAATACTTCGCGCCATTGTTGCGAACCATGAGGCAATTGATTCGATGATTCATTAGCCGACATGCGCTGGCGTGATTCTCCGCCATTAAACAACGCCTGTTGCAGGGCTAAATCGGTGGTGGAAAGCAATTTGGATTTAGGCGTGCCATGTTTAAAATCCACAATCGCCACGCCATATTGCAAAGGGCGCTCCAGCGTGGCGGTGATTTCTTTAAGGCTGGCTAAAATCTGATCGCCCATCTGATCAATTTGCCCGCTGTTCAGATTAAAGTGCAGGGCAAAAAGGGTGGTGCCATTCAGGCGGGCAATCAACGGGCTTTGCTGGGCCATTTTTTCCAGTAATACATGCGCCACCTGCTTAAGAATTGCGTCGCCTTTCTGGTAGCCTTCCCGGTTATTAAATTCGCTTAAGTCTTCAAGCTGAATGGCAAAAGCGGCCCCGATGCTGTCTTGCGGCAATTTTTTAAGTAAGCCATCGAGGCGTAAATCTAAATTACGGCGATTATCCAGGCCGGTGGTGGTATCGGTAAAAGCCTGATGGCGGTATTCCTCGGCCCGCTGCTGCTCGATGCTTAAAAACTGGCGTACCCGCTCAATCATCACATTAAAAGCCAGCACAACCCGGCGAAATTCGCGGGTATCGGGTAGCTGTTTAATGGGGTTAAATTCGCGCTCTTGCACCTCGTTGGCTGATTTTTCAATGGCGCTGAGCGGTTGCAGCAAAATGCGTACTAAAAAGTTCATCACCAGCAGGCTGATCACATAGGTAGCCAGCAATAAAGCCAGTGTGTGGGTCAGCACATCCCAAAGCTGCTTGTAAGCCAATGCAGGCTCGCTGATCACCACCACCCGCCCAAGCTGACGCCAGCCATCACTCAGCAGCGCCGTACCGGGTGCGGGGTCTAAATGTTGCCATTTAATAAACCAGACAGGCACACCCGCAATCGGCTTGGCCTGCTCCATTTTGGCCATGGTTTTGCCGCTTAAAGCCACAATCTCGATGCGTTGAAAATAAGCTCTATCCAGCAAGGATTTAATCGCAGTTTCTGCCAAAACCACATCGTTTTTACCCAAGGCACGCGATATCGGATAAACCAGCGAGGTAGCGGCATCTTGGGCAGTTGAAGCCAGCTGCGCTTCTACATATTGCCGTGTGCTGTGAACGCGCTCGGCAAACAGGCCGATCATTAACAGGGTAAACAATAAGGTTAAGCCGATTAAAAATTTAAGCCTGAGTGACATGCTGGTTCTCTGTTATGGGCTATTGGGGTGCTGTGCAGGCGCAGCTACGGCAGCGCCTGTGGTGCTGGTATTTAAATATGCTGGGTTT from the Iodobacter fluviatilis genome contains:
- the gcvA gene encoding transcriptional regulator GcvA is translated as MRRILPSLAALQCFDAAARQLSFTRAATELNITQSAVSRQIRLLEEFLGRALFHRIKQRLVMTDAGDAYARDIRDVLDRAEAATLALMAYSGTSGALNLAILPTFGSRWLVPRLGSFTTRYPEIQLNLLTRLKPFDFAKEEIDVAIHFGDTSWPGVEYHHLMNEVTVPICAPSLLAGRSLKGPSDLMSFTLLQHSTRPDAWADWFEAVGEPSINAVKGPRFEQFYMVIQAALAGLGMAVLPLFLVQDELASGRLVVAVDLPVPSRNAYYLVHPNSKRDAYPVKVFKDWLLEQCELG
- a CDS encoding bifunctional diguanylate cyclase/phosphodiesterase; its protein translation is MSLRLKFLIGLTLLFTLLMIGLFAERVHSTRQYVEAQLASTAQDAATSLVYPISRALGKNDVVLAETAIKSLLDRAYFQRIEIVALSGKTMAKMEQAKPIAGVPVWFIKWQHLDPAPGTALLSDGWRQLGRVVVISEPALAYKQLWDVLTHTLALLLATYVISLLVMNFLVRILLQPLSAIEKSANEVQEREFNPIKQLPDTREFRRVVLAFNVMIERVRQFLSIEQQRAEEYRHQAFTDTTTGLDNRRNLDLRLDGLLKKLPQDSIGAAFAIQLEDLSEFNNREGYQKGDAILKQVAHVLLEKMAQQSPLIARLNGTTLFALHFNLNSGQIDQMGDQILASLKEITATLERPLQYGVAIVDFKHGTPKSKLLSTTDLALQQALFNGGESRQRMSANESSNQLPHGSQQWREVLQAAIQDKSWGIQAQSVQNIADKQIVHQELTARLRNQDGPWISAGLFMPMAARHGLLQAAEQSLFDLAISKLENAATLQGQSIALNVGLLGALGSLTGQDEFVARLNKLKKHAARISFEVPEHQLIAAPELARRFARLLRDAGFGFGIDQYGFAATAAALIRELKPNYVKIDRRLISDMAVHKDTKEMILSLIQVAESLNITTIAQGIESEAQLALLKAMKITAMQGYLIGRPEEVI
- a CDS encoding DUF1338 domain-containing protein; this encodes MEQNVFETSQLAQLLIRVAGAEKAQQLFAMIEVDPRLLGANDARVSRGLLAQAMNMMLFAQNLAAVPEGARYVAEKLAVGEKVLFDHGALRTVDAPRTGALPHGELAFKRILEPLGFAVANVYPLKKLKMTGRAYCHLDLPEVISQFFVSELHVEQFSMNFQIAAERVVHNSRDPLKPEHLSLLAQLSEHHSLSFDDAVTLLPALVGCFDVQHEVPHQVDYETLLAESAEMAWISTEGNRFNHATDRVANVIALADDLRAKGYPIKDSVEISGSGAVRQTALKAAMVQRIFLDEKNHPITRTVPGSFYEFISRDKLPNSEALDLRFDASNAQGIFKMTAAAVA
- the ydiJ gene encoding D-2-hydroxyglutarate dehydrogenase YdiJ, whose translation is MIPRLSKTPAPQSLYLDFIAELRLRGFAGEISSTLANRTVLATDNSIYQLLPQAAVFPKHTDDVIRVVKLASEPRFYAIKLYPRGGGTGTNGQSLGDGLVVDLSKNMNAILEINAAQRWARVQTGVVKDQLNKELAKHGLFFAPELSTSNRATIGGMINTDASGQGSCLYGKTRDHVLELDTVLLDGTLWHSQPLSQDALEQACEQGNLVGHVHGLIAQIHKDHHPQITATFPKLNRCLTGYDLAHIYNDKGQFDLNAILCGSEGTLGLIVEAKLNVLPLPKFSALINIRYASFDAALRDAPHLMALGAASIETVDSTILQLAKGDLIWQGIREFFPEDTKPALGINLLEVLSDTENDLTAQIAHIEQGLQGEARLGFTVARGDAAVKRIWGMRKKSVGLLANRAGDARPIPFVEDTAVPPENLADYIHEFRALLDQHGLFYGMFGHVDAGVLHVRPAIDMKEPNALAMLREISDGVAAITQKYHGVLWGEHGKGLRSEYAPAFFGKLYPCLQQIKQVFDPHNQLNPGKIASPDDLIRIDESPTRGVYDRQIPIHIRKDYDGALHCNGNGACYNFDPDDAMCPSWKATRERRHSPKGRASLMREWLRQLAAQGVDPTATKPANLLRRAINSLNKQGDFSEEVMEAMHGCLACKSCAGQCPVKVDIPDLRSKFMSLYYGRYLRPAKDYLVASVEATLPTMAQIPRLYNAAISKPLARNIMRRLNLIESPLLTGVNLQTTLLQRGFAMADGQYQANAVIIVQDAFTSYFETQLVLDVFELLKKLGFTPLLAPFKPNGKPLHVHGFLDRFKRAAADNSAMLQKLTQNGVPLVGIDPSMTLTYRSEYAKTLTNPPKVALLQEWLAEQFTQQAPDLKLKTATFTLIPHCSEKTNVASAFSDWDKVFTALGITLTTRAAGCCGMAGTFGHEADHRAQSEQIYAQSWAKIVAEQGENLLATGYSCRCQVKLIDQTTLRHPVQALLACL